From Camelus dromedarius isolate mCamDro1 chromosome 2, mCamDro1.pat, whole genome shotgun sequence, one genomic window encodes:
- the C2H3orf80 gene encoding uncharacterized membrane protein C3orf80 homolog, translating into MWGPGVTAEGLSVAPAPPPLLPLLLLLALALVAPSRGGGGCAELACGERERCCDAANATAVRCCKLPLHAFLDNVGWFVRKLSGLLILLVLFAIGYFLQRIICPSPRRYPRGQARPGPPGGAGQPGAAGPPDDDDDDSPALLRDEAAAGSQDSLLDSGGGGRGRVGGGRSAPSCASEHELRVVSPVFLQLPSYEEVKYLPTYEESMRLQQLSPGEVVLPVSVLGRPRGGGAGESDGGGEGRFPLI; encoded by the coding sequence ATGTGGGGACCCGGGGTCACGGCCGAGGGCCTGTCGGTGGCGCCGGCACCGCCGCCGCtcctgccgctgctgctgctgctggcgctGGCGCTGGTGGCTCCCTCGCGGGGCGGCGGGGGCTGCGCGGAGCTGGCGTGCGGCGAGCGGGAGCGCTGCTGCGACGCGGCCAACGCCACCGCGGTGCGCTGCTGCAAACTGCCGCTGCACGCCTTCCTCGACAACGTGGGCTGGTTCGTCCGCAAGCTCTCCGGGCTTCTCATACTGCTGGTGCTCTTCGCCATCGGCTACTTCCTGCAGCGCATCATCTGCCCCAGCCCACGCAGGTACCCGCGCGGGCAGGCGCGGCCGGGGCCACCGGGGGGCGCCGGGCAGCCGGGGGCCGCTGGGCCCcccgacgacgacgacgacgactcTCCCGCGCTACTGCGCGACGAGGCGGCCGCCGGCTCTCAGGATTCGCTGCTGGACAGTGGCGGCGGGGGCCGGGGTCGGGTAGGCGGCGGGCGCTCGGCCCCATCCTGCGCCTCGGAGCACGAGCTGCGTGTAGTCTCGCCGGTCTTCCTGCAGCTGCCCAGCTACGAGGAGGTCAAGTACCTGCCAACCTACGAGGAGTCCATGAGGCTGCAGCAGCTCAGTCCTGGAGAGGTCGTGTTGCCCGTATCGGTGCTCGGCCGCCCAAGAGGTGGCGGCGCAGGGGAGTCCGACGGCGGCGGCGAGGGCCGCTTCCCGCTCATCTGA